The Pyxicephalus adspersus chromosome 1, UCB_Pads_2.0, whole genome shotgun sequence sequence tttcttttagaaatgCCAAAATGCGTAGTGAGAAAATGCCCTCATCGAACTGGGAAAAAGTTCATTTACCCTCAGATTGTTCTTCACCCGTTTCCCAAGAACATAATGCTAATCCAAGACTGGCTACGCTTAGCAGGGATGCAGGAGGAGAACCTGGAGCTTGTCTCTTCAGAGATCCTTGAAGACAAACGGTCAGATAAGTTCAGAATGTGCTCGGCACACTTTACGCAGGACTCCTATATCTTCAAAGGGTCAAAGCGAGTCCTTAAAGTGGATGCCATGCCAAGTAAATTCCCAGAAATATCAGTACTGGATTTTGCTCATCCACCAATATTGCACAAGATCACTAAAAGAGCACAGACAGAACAGAGCCTGGCCATGTCTGCAGATGGTCGGCCTGTAAAAGCAAAATGCAACTGCAAATGTCACATGCTTCTCAAGTCGAGGCTTGTCAACTCAAGCACTCAAACCGAAGCATCCGATTTCCTCATTCCTGTATCTGTGGATCCATACATTAGACTGGCTGGCCAACAAAACCTTGGTATGGATACTGGAAATACTCAGACTTTGGAGCAAGGACTGTCCACAGCAGAAACAGCAACAGCCATCAAGGTGCCACCATGTCAAAATATAATCCCAGtgaagaaatggaaaaggaccGATTTTCAATTGCAGCAAGAGAGGAACCATAATGAAAATGGCTTTTTAAGTTCCAAGGACACAAAATCACACGTAGAACCTTCAACTCAAGATGAAGAAATGGTCAGCAGTGATGAGTCCCCCTTTGAAATAGTAACTGTGGAAGATTGGGAAATAGTTGCAGATCGGGTAAAGCAGGAGAATTTCCAGAACGAAAATGGTGTTCTGGGTTTGAGCGACACAGACTCATATAAGGAAAAGTCCAGCAATGATATGCCACCCTTGCTTATAAAACCTAATCAAAAAAGAGAAGATTATTTCACTGAGAATAAAAAAGACGTGATTGGAAATGGTGGTTCATTGGAAAAGGCGAATGTTGTGCCATCCTTTAGTGAGCATCCAATTGAAAATATGGAAGGAGATAA is a genomic window containing:
- the LOC140323804 gene encoding uncharacterized protein, with protein sequence MPKCVVRKCPHRTGKKFIYPQIVLHPFPKNIMLIQDWLRLAGMQEENLELVSSEILEDKRSDKFRMCSAHFTQDSYIFKGSKRVLKVDAMPSKFPEISVLDFAHPPILHKITKRAQTEQSLAMSADGRPVKAKCNCKCHMLLKSRLVNSSTQTEASDFLIPVSVDPYIRLAGQQNLGMDTGNTQTLEQGLSTAETATAIKVPPCQNIIPVKKWKRTDFQLQQERNHNENGFLSSKDTKSHVEPSTQDEEMVSSDESPFEIVTVEDWEIVADRVKQENFQNENGVLGLSDTDSYKEKSSNDMPPLLIKPNQKREDYFTENKKDVIGNGGSLEKANVVPSFSEHPIENMEGDKTRVKEPCKKSISVLNENSDDDVSDATKPKRRKNDEDANMSDPSNSSSDEEDATSSTPPLSLDEKYAKEKKYVVFESCLDVLLLNMRCQQKYCSERIKQYHKQTVGSLLVVYATCCRGHNFKLWESQPRVNGVGAGNVLLATLLVLTGSSFSKIKGLCDIIALQIFSKSSFHRYEEKYIFPSIDQWIQEEDESEIVHEVEEEDTVLDKRKSV